The DNA sequence TTCATCCTGAGGATTCACCTCCATAGGAGCAGGTATGATTCTGTCAGGTATCTCTGCCAATGGATCTTGAGCATGTACTGacttgtttttgttgtccttattgtcccactcctccagcacctgagtactcccccttgctgacatcttgGATTGCACAATGTCCTGCTTCTTAGGCAAAATAGTATCCCTTGACACCTTGATTTTCAAGCCTGGTGTTATGACTCatccccaacaaggtcTGGCCTTGGAGATAAGATGGAAAGCCATAGTTTAACTaagcaatgagatatatgtatgatatacctcttgacacttgtctgttggCATATGGTATAGGACAGAGGTATATTCacttgggaagatcaggcaagcttatatactagtggagtaagtttatgtcagaggtggtgcaaggtaagaCAAGAGTGAGCACTGGGAGCTCGAGGACCTTTTGCAAAGTAACTTatgaaatattgatctttgaggggaagaagatcaagatcaaggacagagctcccctttatatacttctacagaaatctatttatatcccttgaggtccagctggaggtccaactggaggtccagttcTTATCTTGGAGGTCCAGCTAGAGGTtcagctggaggtccagttcttttctcggaggtccagctggaccttcttatctgaaacaatcttgctttccttcattacataactccctcctatgatctcttctttcttctacTTTGTGCAGGCTCGTGACACCTGGTGAGACAGTTGGGAGGAAGGATAGACCAGCATTGGCTGCAATTTCTGATTGGCAGAGCTTCAGACATGCTGGGATAAGGACAGAAAGCTAAGACAGGTGGAAATGAAAGAATATGGGGACCAGACAGTAAGCTACTAATACAGATGACAAGCCATGGCAGCTAGATGAAATTACTGGTGAAACAGGCAATGGAAACATAGTTTATTGAATATAAAAGAACACACAGGCTGTGAAAACAAACATCTTCCAATAGCTGAGCCAGGATGCCTAACTCTGAAGTGCCCACTGTATGCCTTCCCAGCTTCACTATTCCATTTACATAATGGTTAAGGTTAGAAGGTTAGCTTTTGAGGGGGTGCCAATGTTTTCATTTTTAAATGTTTGAATTCTATATGTAAGTAATATCACCTCTGCCCATTCCTACTATTTTTCCATACATACACCAATTTATCTACAACTCCACAATCCCTCCAAACCCAAACTGGATCATCTATTCTGTTGAGTAACTGATTATTATTAGTGAGGTATAAGGAGTTGGGGGACTGCAGAATAAGAGGGCCATGATATTATATTATTGTTGGGAGAATGGTAGCAAGGTAGAGATTGGGGTGCCATAGAAAAGAGAGGCCATTGATGTCAGATTAGATCATCGATGGTGTGCTTACGGGTTAGCAAGGTGGATAATATTATATCATTTAGCTTGTAGTGGCGAGTGTAAATAGATATATAAGTCCATAGTAGCTTGGTACCAGATAGCTTTCCTCATCTGACTTTGGTTAGATGGAAAGCTGAGCATCCATACCAGTTCTCAATCATTTAACAGACAGCATGTTGTATGTAGTCTACATCCATCAACTGCCTGTCAAATGATGGACATGAGCTGGACTCCCTCCCTGCACTCCTGTTATGAACATTCTGTCACCATGCATACTGGTGCCAGAAGTAGAAAATTCCCTTAAAACCCCCCTGACCACCATGCCCAATCTGAAAATCATTAAGTTGTTGATGATAGGTGTGTTTCTGAAGGCTGAAGAAGTCAGTATCCAGCAGCTGAATCTACTGGTAAGATGGGCAGGGAGGATGATGACAACAATGTTGCAGGACCAGCAGGCTTCCAGGAAGATGACCTTGGTGTGTGATTGCGAACCATTGAAGAAAACAAGTCAGCAGACATGGCCATGATGAGCCAAAATGCTTTGTGTTGGGATCAAAGACATCCTGAAGCCATTAAGCATGATATGATATGAAGCTTGATATAGCTGTTGTTCCAGCCTGATTTCATGACACAAGCAAGATGGTGGATGTCCTTGTCACATGTAGAGGTCCAAGCATCCTGCAGATACACACCCTTAGATGAATAGGGAAGGGACCAGTGCTGAATCAATCCCAGTGGTTGCAACTGAGATGATATGCTCACTAGGTGGTGGTACAGCTTGCCTATTGCATTCATGAGTGCATGGGGCAATCTTTTTGACTTTCCACTTATAGACAAGGTCAAAGCCAGCCTCATCCATGTCAAATATCTTAATCTTAGATGGGGGCATAGAGACCAGGATCATGGACATTCTTGACCTGAATGGGAAAACTCATCAGGATGGGGTTAAAGTAGTCTGCCAGAGGGTCATGGTCTTGTAAGGCTGTAGAAAGCTCTTTAGTCTCTATCCAGTCTGCTTGAAGCCTTGACATCTCCTGAAAAGTGAAGTATCAGGTGTGTAAATGATCCTTGTGCTGCTGAACAAATGAGATGTCTAATTTGACACCCAAGGATGACTCTCAGATGGATTCTCCTGGCTCTTTAGCAAGCTGAGGGGCCAGAAGGGTCCTGAGCTTGCATAGTCATTGATTTTGAGGATCAGCTGCTCCTCCTGCTTGATAGAGGCATGACAAGATACAGCAGCAGCATGACTGGCATGTTGGGAAGAGTAACTGCCATATACAGTTGACTTTGGGGCTTTGTATGCATCTGCAACAGCTTGTAGGACTTCTCAGGGTGTTCAGGTCAATTGAGTCATCCATTGTTAAGATCTGATGAAATATGTGTAACAATATGAAGTCTCAAGAGATGTGCAAGATCCTGGTACAAGCAAGAGTTATGTGAGTATGAGTACCACTCAAATCAAACAGCATTCCAATACATCATTCAACACAATACTTTTGCATGATATGTATTGAATAAAATTGATTGCTACAATAAGACTATGCCATCTGTTTATCCTTAGGTCCTGTTTTGAGATCTGATGGGACTTTGACCCAGGAAACCATTTGCAGCACTAACTACTGCTTTGAGGCCACTTGCTGTGATATCAGCATCAACACCAACACCCCAGAACCCCCCTTGAGTCTTGTCCTTTGCATCCACATTTGCAGGGATCAGCTCAACATATGTTGCAGCCTTCACATCAGACCCAGCACCCACAGCATGCTCAGTATATTCTCGGACAGACAGCACAATACCAAGGTCACTCTCAAGGGCATTGAGGAATGATGAGAGTGGCCCATTGCCTTCACCAACAATCTCATGTGATTTCCCATCAACTAAAACCTTGGCTGTAAGACGTTTCGACACTGAAGGCAGGTTCCTATCAAGACTTCGGTCTGGGCTAGGCTCTGCCACACCACTTGAAAGACTGAGGGGGGGCATGCGTGTTTGGGATCGAGATCGAGTTGGGGAAAGGTCAGGTGTCCCAGTAACAGATGGTGCTTGTGAAGAGAGAAGATCAACTGTGACAAAAGACTTGAGCACAAGTCGCCCATCATAGATCGAACCACCAAGGTGGTAAGTCTGACGAAAAGCAGTGGTGATATCTTTGGAGGTCATCTCCTTTCCAGTTGCCTCAGAACACTCTTGAACAACCTTATAGAAGGCAATCTGCATCCTTCGGGGAAGGTCAAGGGAAAGTGCAGACTTGACAATATAGGCAATGCTATATTTTGAGATCAGTCAGCAAAAACATATCACTTGATAGAAAAGCTACCACTCACCCCCCTTTACCAGACTGAGAGTTGACACGGATCACAGCCTCATATGTACACCCAATATCTGCAGGATCGATAGGAAGATATGGCATGCTCCACACATTATCTCCAGCAAGGTTCCTTTTAGTCTGGGCCTCGAACCCCTTTTTGATGGCATCCTGATGACTACCAGAGAACGCTGTGAAGACAAGTTCACCGGCATATGGATGGCGAGGATGCACAGGCAGACCAGTACACTCTGTCACAGTGTCAATGACAGAAAACATGTCTGAGAAGTCAAGATGGGGACTGATGCCTTGAGAATAGCAGTTGAGAGCAAGGGTAACGAGATCTACATTGCCAGTGCGTTCGCCATTACCAAGCACAGTCCCTTCAATACGATCAGCGCCAGCAAGGACACCGAGTTCAGCAGCTGCTACTGCACAGCCTGAAAGACCAGATAAGCCGGGTATATGGTACCGATATCACTCCACATACCTCTATCATTGTGAGTGTGGAGACTGATGATACACTTGTCTCTCTCCGAGATGGAATTACAGAAAATTTCAACCTAGAAAGTGTCAGCTCTATCCTGAACGATTTCATTTATGATGTCTACTCACTTGGTCCGCAAAGCAATTAGGAGTTGCAACTTCAACCGTAGCTGGGAGGTTGAAGATGATTCGCTCTTCTTTGCGACCGTCCGCCCAAACACTTCTTTGCCCACCAAGCCAAGCTTTTTTCACGGACTCACACACCTCTACAGCATAAGGCGTCTCGGTTTGAGAGAATGTTTCAGGGGAGTATTCATAGCGGAAACTAGTGCCGTGCGACTCAGCGTATTTTTCTGCGAGCTGGCGAATAAGAATAGTATGTTCCGTTGCAAGTCTAGACCGGTTAGCAATTATTAAATCAGAGTGTACCTACTTGATTGTTTCATCTCGATCGTTGTTAAAGACCACTTCTCGGAACAAACAAGATGTAGCATTGTACATATGGATGATAACGTGTTTGAGACCAGAGACGGCTTCAAATGTTCGCTTGATAAGGTCTGCTCGTGCAGGAGTGAGTACCTGTAACAGAGTGTTAGCATTGTTTGATCTCTGTCAGGGGATACATTGACTCGCCTGAATCCAGACATCATCTGGGACCTCCTTGCGATCGATCAACTCCCGGACGAAGTTATAGTCAGTTTCAGATGCCGCGGGATAAGCGACTTCGATTTCTTTGAAGCCTAGCTGCACAAGATGTCGGAAAAAGCGCAGCTTCTGCTGATTGGTCATAGCTGTTAATACTTTTAGCATTTTGTCTGAATGGCCAACAAGATCACGTACGATTGGCGAGACTTTGGTTCCCGTCTCGAAGATCAGTACTCAGCCAAATAGGGGCCTTCTTATGAGTTTTATCCGGCCAAGTGCGATTGGGGAACGGAACAGGCTGGAAAGGGAGATAGCGTTTGGAGGGGTCGGAGCTGCCAATCGTTGTTAGTTTGTTCAGGCAAATGACAAGTAGCTCAGATGGAAAAGCCATAGGTTGCTTACAGCATAGGCATTGCGGCACAGGTTTCTGGTTCTGTTTTGAATGGAACTGTGTATAGTATTTTTGTTGTTTTTGGCTGAGAAAGTGAAGTTGGGGATGCGATGGAGACGAAAACGGCGGAAAGGATACTCTGGCAGACTCTATTATGAGTTGAGATGCCCGACGAGGAGTCGATTCAATTTCGAAATAAGGTACGAGTCACGTGACAGGGTCTTCCTCAGTGATGACGCATATGCAATGCCGTGGCGACGGGACCGACAGTTATTTATACTAAATACTACTCGCATATACTACTTACGTCCGTCTTGTAGGCCTGTCCTCGACAGGCGTTTTGGCTTGCGTTGAGCCTCGTCAGTTTACTAAATACGTAACTTTAAATTATGCTGATTGCTGACAGGCCTTGTAAATGCTTTCGTTCCCTATCGATGGGAAATTCAAACACCCGATTCTCGTGCACAATCATGTGTATACTCATACTATCCGGACCCATTACTAGAAATAGGATCCCAACAATAGAAAGGATATTAGCTGAAAGGAAAAAGGTTGAAGGAAAGGCGAGTCCGGCCGAGTAGAGAGACGACTGGAATGTATATAAACCTCTTCATACCCTCCGAAAATCTCTTAAGGATCAATTCTCATATGCATTGGACGTATAAACCTCCATCCTCACCACGTCTACCACTCTTATAAACACCGAGTACCTGCCTCACAGACCTCACACATACACCACTACTACTTCATTTCGTCTATATCGATTCCACAAGATTGGACAAAAGATACACTATTTGGACCATTGTCGTTATGGCAAGAGCGACACCGTCCAGATTAGAGACTGTTGGAATCATCAAAATGCATATCAGACACAGATAATTTACTAGGAAGCGCGCTGCAGTACTTCGAAGGATATTTATACAATGGCAAGCATTTAAGCATCCGTGACTAAACATTAAGTCAGCTCATCTGCGCTATATTAACACAAATGATCATTTGCGCACCACATCCGTGAGAAGCATCGGTAACAGCTCGGGCGTACTTGAGCAATGTGCCGCTAGTGACCTTGAGAGGAGGGGCAACCCAGTTCTCCTTCCTCCGGGCCATCTCCTCGTCGGATACGTCCACGGACAAGGTGTTGCCAACGGCATCAATACGAATGATATCGCCGTCTTGAACCAAAGCAATAGGTCCTCCGACCTGAGCCTCTGGAACGACATGGCCAACAACAAAGCCATGAGAACTATGAACTTTAGCGCACTTCCTGATTCAGTGACCTACCCTCCGCTAAATCGCCCATCAGTCAAACAAGCGACATCATAACCGAGGCCAGCGCCCATAATCAAACTGGTGGGCTTGAGCATTTCAGGCATACCTACCAATTAGCACAAGATCCTTCAAAGATTAGACTCACCAGGTCCGCCCTTGGGGCCGAGGTATCTCAAGACAACAACGGTtttctctcccttcttgATGGAGCCGCTTTCGACAGCCTTCACGAAgctctcctcatcatcaaaGGCCCGGCATTTACCAGTAAAGCGCACGCCTTCTTTACCAGTAATCTTAGAGACAGCACCTCCAGGAGCGAGGTTACCGCGCAGGATTCTATAATACCATTAGAACCTGTCTTCCATGACTTTACAACCAAAAGCAACTTACCGAATGTGTCCAGTAGACTTAAGAGGATCATTGAGAGGTCTCAGAATCTTTTGTCCTTCCCACTTGCTGCCATGCTTCTCCACCCAGCGGTCACAATTTTCTCCAAGAGTCTTACCGGTGATGGTCATCTCGTCACCCGTCATAAGTCCGTTTTTGATCAGATAGTGAATGACAGAAGGGGTGCCACCGATGGTATTGATGTCTTCCATGACATACTTACCACTGGGCTTAAGGTCGGCGAGCAAAGGCACTCGATCGGAGACCGCTTGGAAATCGTCAATGGTAAGGTTGATACCGACCGAGCGAGCGATGGCAATCAAATGGAGAACAACGTTGGTAGATCCACCAAGCGCCATGGTAAGAGCCTAGATATGAGCGCAGGTCTTTTTAATGTGACTCACCATCGCATTTTCGAAAGCCTGCCTGGTCATGATTTGTCTAGGGAGAAGGTTGTCTTCCAAAACTTTGCGCATAGTTTCGCCAACAGCGTCACATTCCGCATGCTTTTCAGGATATTCCGCAGGGAAAGATGACGATCCGGGAAGAGTCATACCCAAGGCTTCGGATGCCGATGCGATTGTGTTGGCAGTGTACATCTTGAAGCAATCAGCAGCATAAGCGTCTAAATCCCATAGAACTCACGCCTCCACAGGCTCCAGGACCAGGACATGCGTTTCGAATAGTATTATAGCGGGTCTTCTCAGCTTCGGGTGTTTGACCTTCTTGGAGATATCGTCCATAACTTTGGAAAGCTGACACAATGTCGAGCACCTCTCCGTTACAAGAGCCAGGACGGATGGTACCGCCATAAACCATCATACTGGGTCGATTAAGTCGACCGAGTGCAATCAAGGTACCAGGCATGTTTTTGTCGCAACCAGGCAAGACGACCATACCATCAAGCCAATGGCCACCAGCAGCCGTCTCAACAGAGTCGGCAATGAGGTCACGAGATTGCAGGGAGTAAGACACTGGTTGTCAGTCCTTGAGGTTTCAGGATGGTACTCACTTCCAGAGGTACCCATACTGATACCGTCAGAGACGCCAACAGTACCAAATTGGTAACCAATGATGCCAGCGTTCATAAGAGACTTCTTCACCCTCTGACCAAGGCCCAAGATGTGTCGATTGCATCTGGATTGTCAACCTAGCCCCGATAGAAGTAGACTCACGGGTTGCCTTCGTACCAAACACTGGCAACGCCAACCATAGCTTTGTTAAAGTCTTCGTCATTCTCAACGCCTTCTGTGGCGTAAAGCATGGCCTAGTGGTGTCAATCCCAGCGCTCCTGACAAGAAACGCACCTGAGAAGCGCCTTGAGCCTTAGGTTGTGTAATAGTCCTAGAATAACGATTCATTATGACCTCTTTCGAGGCTTTGGTAGCGGACGCATGGAAGGCTCTAGCGCGAATGGCTGGGCTTGCAATAGCGATGCGTCTTGCGAGCATTTTGGATGTAAAGATGGAGTGATAATAAGACTGCGTTGATTGGCAGAGAAAAATGTCATATCAGTCAATGTACGACTCGGTCTTCGCGCGAATCGCCA is a window from the Cryptococcus gattii WM276 chromosome L, complete sequence genome containing:
- a CDS encoding 2-isopropylmalate synthase, putative (Similar to TIGR gene model, INSD accession AAW45027.1), producing MPMLSDPSKRYLPFQPVPFPNRTWPDKTHKKAPIWLSTDLRDGNQSLANPMTNQQKLRFFRHLVQLGFKEIEVAYPAASETDYNFVRELIDRKEVPDDVWIQVLTPARADLIKRTFEAVSGLKHVIIHMYNATSCLFREVVFNNDRDETIKLATEHTILIRQLAEKYAESHGTSFRYEYSPETFSQTETPYAVEVCESVKKAWLGGQRSVWADGRKEERIIFNLPATVEVATPNCFADQVEIFCNSISERDKCIISLHTHNDRGCAVAAAELGVLAGADRIEGTVLGNGERTGNVDLVTLALNCYSQGISPHLDFSDMFSVIDTVTECTGLPVHPRHPYAGELVFTAFSGSHQDAIKKGFEAQTKRNLAGDNVWSMPYLPIDPADIGCTYEAVIRVNSQSGKGGIAYIVKSALSLDLPRRMQIAFYKVVQECSEATGKEMTSKDITTAFRQTYHLGGSIYDGRLVLKSFVTVDLLSSQAPSVTGTPDLSPTRSRSQTRMPPLSLSSGVAEPSPDRSLDRNLPSVSKRLTAKVLVDGKSHEIVGEGNGPLSSFLNALESDLGIVLSVREYTEHAVGAGSDVKAATYVELIPANVDAKDKTQGGFWGVGVDADITASGLKAVVSAANGFLGQSPIRSQNRT
- a CDS encoding Dihydroxy-acid dehydratase, putative (Similar to TIGR gene model, INSD accession AAW45028.1), producing the protein MLARRIAIASPAIRARAFHASATKASKEVIMNRYSRTITQPKAQGASQAMLYATEGVENDEDFNKAMVGVASVWYEGNPCNRHILGLGQRVKKSLMNAGIIGYQFGTVGVSDGISMGTSGMSYSLQSRDLIADSVETAAGGHWLDGMVVLPGCDKNMPGTLIALGRLNRPSMMVYGGTIRPGSCNGEVLDIVSAFQSYGRYLQEGQTPEAEKTRYNTIRNACPGPGACGGMYTANTIASASEALGMTLPGSSSFPAEYPEKHAECDAVGETMRKVLEDNLLPRQIMTRQAFENAMALTMALGGSTNVVLHLIAIARSVGINLTIDDFQAVSDRVPLLADLKPSGKYVMEDINTIGGTPSVIHYLIKNGLMTGDEMTITGKTLGENCDRWVEKHGSKWEGQKILRPLNDPLKSTGHIRILRGNLAPGGAVSKITGKEGVRFTGKCRAFDDEESFVKAVESGSIKKGEKTVVVLRYLGPKGGPGMPEMLKPTSLIMGAGLGYDVACLTDGRFSGGSHGFVVGHVVPEAQVGGPIALVQDGDIIRIDAVGNTLSVDVSDEEMARRKENWVAPPLKVTSGTLLKYARAVTDASHGCGAQMIICVNIAQMS